TCGAGCGGCCCGGGGGCGGCGACGTGACCCGCAAGCAACTGCGGGACATCCCCGACGTGGACGCCCTGTACTTCACCATGCTCAACAGCAACAAGCGGTCCCTGGCCATCGACACCAAGTCACCCGAGGGCCTCGAGGTCATGGAGAAGCTGATCCGTGACGCGGACGTACTCGTGGAGAACTTCGCACCCGGCGCGATGGACCGCATGGGGCTGTCGTGGGAGAACCTGCAGAAGTGGAACCCGCGGCTGATCTTCGGATCGGTCAAGGGCTTCAACGACGACTCGACGTGGAACGACCTGAAGGTCTACGAGAACGTCGCCCAGTGCGCCGGTGGCGCCGCGTCGACCACGGGTTTCTGGGACGGTCCGCCGACCGTCAGCGGTGCGGCCCTCGGCGACAGCAACACCGGTATGCACCTGCTGATCGGCATCCTGACCGCGCTGATCGCCCGCGACAAGACCGGTAAGGGCCAGAAGGTTTCGGCCTCGATGCAGGACGCCGTGCTGAACCTGTGCCGCGTCAAGTTGCGCGACCAGCAGCGCCTGGAGGCCGTGGGTTACCTCGAGGAGTACCCGCAGTACCCGCACGGCGAGTTCGGCGACACGGTTCCGCGCGGCGGCAACGCCGGCGGCGGCGGTCAGCCCGGCTGGGTGGTCAAGTGCAAGGGCTGGGAGACCGACCCCAACGCCTACATCTACTTCACCATCCAGGAGCAG
This region of Mycolicibacterium goodii genomic DNA includes:
- the frc gene encoding formyl-CoA transferase, encoding MTELPLSGIKVIDFTGVQAGPACTQMLAWFGADVLKVERPGGGDVTRKQLRDIPDVDALYFTMLNSNKRSLAIDTKSPEGLEVMEKLIRDADVLVENFAPGAMDRMGLSWENLQKWNPRLIFGSVKGFNDDSTWNDLKVYENVAQCAGGAASTTGFWDGPPTVSGAALGDSNTGMHLLIGILTALIARDKTGKGQKVSASMQDAVLNLCRVKLRDQQRLEAVGYLEEYPQYPHGEFGDTVPRGGNAGGGGQPGWVVKCKGWETDPNAYIYFTIQEQNWARTAEAIGHPEWVDDPAYNTAKARQDKIFEIFGEIEKWLADKTKYEAVDILRKWEVPCAPVMSMKELAVDPSLRKSGSIVEVDQKGRGSFLTVGSPIKFSAFKPEIKGAPLLGEHTDEVLAGLGYDADQIEEFHRKKIVVG